Genomic window (Thermococcus sp. EP1):
GAAAAGAGACGTAGTATGGAACTCTCTGCTCCAATCAACACTAAAACCTGCTCTAATAAATGTTTCCCTTGCAGCTTTCATAAAATACTTTACTATGTTCACTGGATCCTCAAAAGTCCATAGAATCTCTTCTGGAACTTTATAAACGTCCTTATATACGTATATCGTTTTGGGATCTCTGTGCTTTATTCGTTCAGCAATACCTACTATTGGAGACCCCGTTATGTGCCACGCCATTGGGAACAAAACATTGTATCCCTGCATCCTCTTGAACCTTGCAATCACGTCTGGTATTGTGTAAGTTCTTGCGTGTCCAACGTGCAGGTGCCCAGATAAGTAGGGAAACGCAACCGTTATGTAGAATTTTGGCTTCTTCTCATCTATTTGTGGCTCAAATGCCTTTTTCTCTAGCCATTTGCTCTGCCATTTTTCCTCAATAGCTTTGAAATCTACCATACTCTAACCTCCTTGGGTTGTTAAAAATGCCTTTTAAAAGAGTTTGCCCACACCAAAAAGAGCTGGAGTCAAAGCTAGGGGGTAAGCTAATAAAGTCAGCGTAAGAGGAATGCCAGACTATGGAGAACTCGATCCCCCCTCATAAGCATCGGGCTTTATCTTGACATTAGGATATTTAAATCTTTTGGAATATCATTTCTATCCTCTTCCTCTAACGAAGATATGAGAACATGAAAATTCAGGCCTTGCTCTTTAGGACAGAAGAGAAAAGTAAATGCCCTTAGGGAAGTGCCTCTGCGTCAGGTTCTTTTTTTCTATTTTCAAAGTCTTCAAAGACTGCTTTTGAATACCTTGTTACAAACAGCACAACGGAAATGAAGGTCAAAAATGTTAGGGCCAAAGCTATTTCATGAGCAGGCGCATTGTCAAGTAGTATGCCGACAAGACCATAACCTATAGGGACTATGCCTTGTCCCATGACCTCAATAACAGAAAATACTCTTGCCCTATATTCTGTAGGAACAAGCTGTTGGAACTCTACATTTATTGGAGTATTTACAAAAGCATTTGAAGCTCCCATGAAGACTGAAACGATGGCAATGGCAGCAAACATTCCCCAGCTTGGACCTGAGAAAAATGCTATGCTCTGAGGGAACATCAACAAAGCGAACACAAAGAGGAGAAGAGTTTCAAAAATCAGACCCTTAATCAAAAGATTTTCTGCCTTTTTATTGGCAAAGAAGGCTCCAAGAAGGATATTTCCAAGGAGTATACCTCCCATAAATGATGTCTCTAAAAGACCATACTGCTCTGCAGTAAATTTAATGACCACTCTCATTACATAGGGATAAAGAACTGCAAATATGGGAGCTGCGAGAAAATTCACTACCAAAGCAAAGCTCATCAGGGTTAGAATCCCTCTTTGCGTCTTTATATACATTAGACCTTCTTTTAAACCTTCAACAATTTCTCCAACGTTCGTTATGTTTTTCACTTTTTGTTCATATTTTATGAATAACTCACTTATCCCCGAAGCTATAAATGAGATCCCATTTATTAGAAACGCTGCCATTATGCCCCCAATCCCATAAATTATTCCTCCAAGAGCAGGACCAACTATATACGCA
Coding sequences:
- a CDS encoding MFS transporter, which codes for RNFWLYAMGRFVSLVGSGVQDVALPLFILDLTGSGTIMGTFMIISMLPRLLLYPIAGVLGDRINRKWIMVWMDFGRGVVILILALLALRNLVTIPVLFVVQFVISIMNALFGPATSAMLPDIVEKDELMRANSILMSLNSTAYIVGPALGGIIYGIGGIMAAFLINGISFIASGISELFIKYEQKVKNITNVGEIVEGLKEGLMYIKTQRGILTLMSFALVVNFLAAPIFAVLYPYVMRVVIKFTAEQYGLLETSFMGGILLGNILLGAFFANKKAENLLIKGLIFETLLLFVFALLMFPQSIAFFSGPSWGMFAAIAIVSVFMGASNAFVNTPINVEFQQLVPTEYRARVFSVIEVMGQGIVPIGYGLVGILLDNAPAHEIALALTFLTFISVVLFVTRYSKAVFEDFENRKKEPDAEALP